One segment of Triticum aestivum cultivar Chinese Spring chromosome 2A, IWGSC CS RefSeq v2.1, whole genome shotgun sequence DNA contains the following:
- the LOC123188909 gene encoding uncharacterized protein, translating into MDPCPFVRVLVGNLALKMPVAPRPAGAGAGVHPTTSTCYCTIRLNKLPLQTAAAPLLPSDDMTQGPAATGALAAAFHLSKADLDRVTAKPSLFVARSARLKVAVYAGRRGTTCGVNSGRLLGKVVIPLDLKTAVGKPIVFHSGWLSINKRGRKASAVSGSAQLNLTVRAEPDPRFVFQFDGEPECSPQVLQVQGGMMQPMFTCKFSCRSNSDLRSRSMHSDPGSGGRNWLMSFGSDRERAGKERKGWSVTVHDLSGSPVALASMVTPFVASPGSDRVSRSNPGAWLVLRPGDGTWKPWGRLECWRERGAGAAGDSLGYRSELLIPDPTGMGVGVSVAESNVPSSRGGRFVIDLTAAQPFGRSGSPGCSPRGSGDFSGGYGLWPFGSYRGFVMSAAVQGEGRCSRPTVEVGVPHVGCAEDAAAFVALAAAVDLSMDACRLFSHRLRRELSSTRSDLLR; encoded by the exons ATGGACCCGTGCCCGTTCGTGCGGGTGCTGGTCGGCAACCTGGCCCTCAAAATGCCGGTCGCCCCgcgccccgccggcgccggcgccggcgtgcaCCCCACCACCTCGACGTGCTACTGCACGATCCGGCTCAACAAGCTGCCGCTTCAGACTGCCGCGGCCCCGCTGCTGCCCTCGGACGACATGACGCAGGGTCCCGCCGCGACGGGCGCACTGGCGGCCGCCTTCCACCTCTCCAAGGCCGACCTCGACCGCGTCACGGCCAAGCCGTCCCTGTTCGTCGCCCGATCCGCGAGGCTCAAGGTTGCCGTGTACGCCGGGCGGCGGGGCACCACTTGCGGGGTCAACTCCGGCCGGCTGCTCGGGAAGGTGGTCATCCCGCTGGACCTCAAGACCGCGGTGGGGAAGCCCATCGTGTTCCACAGCGGCTGGCTCTCCATCAACAAGCGCGGCCGTAAGGCCTCTGCCGtctccggctccgcgcagcttaaCCTCACCGTTCGCGCCGAGCCCGACCCGCGCTTCGTGTTCCAGTTCGATGGCGAGCCTGAGTGCAGCCCGCAAGTGCTCCAGGTGCAGGGTGGCATGATGCAGCCCATGTTCACCTGCAAGTTCTCCTGTCGCAGTAACAGCGACCTCCGCTCTCG ATCAATGCACTCCGATCCGGGGAGTGGCGGCCGCAACTGGCTGATGTCGTTCGGTTCCGACCGCGAGCGGGCAGGGAAGGAGCGGAAGGGATGGTCGGTGACGGTGCACGACCTATCGGGTTCGCCGGTGGCACTGGCGTCCATGGTGACGCCGTTTGTGGCGTCCCCCGGTTCCGACCGCGTGAGCCGGTCCAACCCGGGCGCGTGGCTTGTACTCCGGCCCGGCGACGGCACTTGGAAGCCGTGGGGCCGCCTGGAATGCTGGCGCGAGCGTGGCGCTGGCGCGGCCGGCGACAGCCTCGGGTACCGGTCCGAGCTCCTGATTCCTGACCCAACCGGAATGGGCGTCGGCGTCTCTGTCGCCGAGTCCAACGTCCCTTCCTCCCGCGGGGGGCGCTTCGTCATCGACCTGACGGCGGCGCAGCCCTTCGGCCGGAGCGGGTCGCCTGGGTGCAGCCCGCGCGGGAGTGGTGACTTCAGCGGCGGGTACGGTCTCTGGCCCTTCGGGAGCTACCGCGGGTTCGTGATGTCGGCGGCAGTGCAGGGCGAAGGGCGGTGCAGCCGGCCAACGGTGGAGGTGGGGGTTCCGCACGTCGGGTGCGCGGAGGACGCGGCGGCGTTCGTGGCGCTGGCGGCAGCCGTGGACCTGAGCATGGACGCGTGCAGGCTCTTCTCGCACCGCCTCCGCAGGGAGCTCTCCAGCACCCGCTCCGACCTACTGCGGTGA